CCCATAATTAAAAGTGGAATAGCTGGAAGCATAGGTACAAAAGCCATTAAAATAAGTAATACTCCAGTTATTTGCAATACTCTTGGTTCTCTCGAAAGTTGCTTCATTACTTCGTTTCCCATATTTGTATCAGAAGCAGATCTTGTGACAATAATACCAGTAGCTGTTGAAATTAAAAGTGCTGGTAATTGACTTACTAATCCATCACCTACAGTTAAGATAGTATACGTATTTACTGCCTGATTTATATCCATACCTTTCATTGTCATGCCAATTATTAACCCTGCGATTATATTTATGACCGTAATGATAATTCCAACAATAGCGTCGCCCTTTACAAATTTGCTTGCACCATCCATGGAGCCAAAAAACTTAGCTTCTTCTTGTATCTTATTTCTTCTTTCCTTAGCCTCTCTATCATTTATTATTCCTGCATTTAAATCGGCATCAATAGACATTTGCTTACCGGGCATTGCATCAAGAGTAAATCTTGCCGATACTTCTGAAACTCTTTCTGCACCCTTTGTAATTACTATAAACTGAACAATAGCAATAATTATAAAAATCAAAAAACCTACTATAGGATTATTGCCTATAACAAAGCTACCAAATGCATGTATAACATTTCCAGCAAAGCCATTAGTTAAAATAAGTCTTGATGAAGAAATATTAAGGGATAATCTCATCAGAGTCGTAATAAGAAGTATAGACGGAAATATTGAAAATTCCATCGAATCCTTAACATACATTGTAGTTAACAAAATAATTATAGATATAGAAATATTAAGTATCAATAAAAAATCTAAAAAAATCGATGGTACTGGTATAATTATAATAAGTATAATTCCAACTACAAATATTGCCGCTATTAAATCTGAAAATTTCAAAATATCCCTCCTATTCTTCTTTCAGACTATAAACGTAAGCTAAAACCTCAGCAACCGCCTTGTACAAATCAGGTGGTATACTATCGCCTACCTCAGTTGTCTTATATAACGAATGTGCCAGTGGTCTATTTTCAACAATAGCAATTGAATATTTTTTTGCTTCTTCTTTAATCTTCTCAGCAATATAATCTAGTCCTTTAGCTACAACAATTGGTGCGTCATTTATTTCATTATCATACATAAGAGCTATTGCAATATGTGTCGGATTTGTAATAACAACGTCGGCTTTTTTTACATCTTGCATCATCCTTCTCATTGAAATTTGTCTTTGCTTTTTCTTAATTTCTGATTTTATTTGTGGATTTCCTTCTGTTTCTTTAAATTCTTCTTTTATATCATCCTTGCTCATCTTAATATTTGATTCGTAATCTTTCCATTGAAAAACGTAGTCAATAATACCAAGTGCAATTAAAACAATCGAAATTCGCAAAAGTATACCGCTAAATATATTTAAGCCGTATTTAATCAAGTCTTGTACTGACATATCTAATAGCTGAGGTATTCCCTTGTACTGCCATATTAAAAAAGAATACATGACATAACCCAAAACACCGATTTTTAAAATAGCTTTTGTCAGTTCTACTATACCTCGTCTTGAAAACATCCTCTTAAATCCTTCTATAGGATTTAATCTTTCTAATTTCAAATTTAAAGGCTCTAAAGTAAATAAAAATCCAACTTGTGCATATGTTGATATTAGTGATATTAAAAATACTACTAATATTATTGGAAGTATTAACCTTAAAAATATAGGGAATATAATCATAAAAAGTTTGGATATCCCATTTACTGTGAATACATCATCACTAGCACCTCCGTAGTTATAAAACAGATACTTGAATAAATTAATAAATTCGCCCATGATATTTGACGTTGTAAAATATATCATTAAAAAGCCAATTACTATAATCATTGCAGATGTAATCTCTCTACTTTGAAAAACTTGGCCTTTCTTTCTTACATCTTGTCTTTTTTTAGGGGTTGCCGGTTCCGTTCTTTCTCCCGCAAACATCTGTAAATTCATATTCTACCTTCATCCTTTTAACATGGATTTTAAAAGTAAAAATATGTCGGAATACATTCCATTAAATAATACATCAATAATTGCCAAGTACATTGGTAACATAATAAACATTGTAAATATACCGACAAAAATTTTAAGTGGCATGCCAACCATAAAAACATTAAGTTGAGGTATAGTCCTTGATATTATACTTAATGTTAGGTCAGATAACAATGTTGATAGAACGATAGGTGCGCTGATCCTAAACCCTAGAGCAAACATATCTGTAACTATTTTAGTTATTACAGCATTTATGTTATCAAACTGTAAAACTGCACTTCCTGCGGGTATCATATTATAACTTTGAGCTAACATTATAAAAATTTTATGATGACCATCGATTAACAAAAATAATAATAAAGTAAGTATATAGATAAAATTGCCCATCAGTGGTACCTGTGTTTCTTTTTCTACATCTAGTATATTTACAATTCCGAATCCTAATTGATAATCAATAAGCTGACCTGCAAGATATATAGCACTAAAAGATATCATTGAAGCAAGTCCTATTAAAAGCCCAATCAAAAACTCATTGAATACAAGAATAAAATATTGATACAAATTATTTACATCTATATTAATTTTAACTAAGTCAAACAAAATAATAGATGTAAAAAATGCTAATCCAATTTTAAACATCGCCGGTAATGTTTTGGTACCAAATAATGGAGTAAGTATAAAAATTCCCAGCATACGTACAAAAACAACTAAAAAATATTGAATATTATTTAAAATATAAAAGCTCAGTTCCATTTTAGCCCTACTTTATAAAATTATTTATATTTAAGATTAAGTGCTGCGTATAATTTATCATTGTTGTAAGCATCCACGGTCCAAATAATATTATTGAAGCAAATATAGCTAAAATTTTGGGTACAAATGTCAAGGTTTGCTCTTGTATCTGAGTTGTCGCTTGAAAAATGCTAATTATAAGTCCTATTAATAGCGATATAATAAGTAAAGGTGCAGAGATAATCATGGTTATCATCAAAGCTTCTCTTCCAATATCAAGAACTACTCCTGGATTCATATATATCCTCCTATCTAAATCCAATTATTAAAGATTTCACAAGTATGTTCCAACCGTCTACAAGAATAAAAAGTAGCAATTTAAATGGCAATGAAATAAGTACTGGCGGCAGCATAAACATGCCCATGGACATTAAAACACTAGCAACAACCATATCGATTATCAAAAATGGTATGTATATAATGAAGCCAATTTCAAATGCTGTTTTTAATTCACTTATTATAAAAGAAGGTATAACAACCCTCATTGGTATTTCATCTACATTCTTTACCCTTATCTTTGAAAGATTAACAAATAAGTTAAGGTCATTCTTTCTTGTCTGTTTTAACATAAAGTTTTTTAATGGATCTCTAGCTTTAACGTATGCTACTTGTGGAGTTATCTTACCCTCAATGTATGGCTGTATTGAATTATTATTAATTTGTGTTCCTACAGGTGCCATAATAAAAAATGTCAAAAACAGCGCAAGCCCGATAAGGACTTGATTTGGTGGCATTTGTTGCAAACCCATAGCATTTCTCAAAAATGATAAAACAATAATGATTCTCGTAAAAGATGTCATCATTATAAGTATCGATGGTAATAGTGTCAAAATACTTAATAATAATACTATCTGTATGCTTGTAGCAACATCTTTCGGATTGGATGATGTACCTATAGATATCCACGGTGTAACAGGATTTGGTGCCGCATAAACAGCTTTTGTCATTAAAATCAATATAACTGATACAATTGAGCTAATTTTCATTATCTTGATCACGTTTATTACCACCCAAAAACATTTTTGATAAATTCTTAATATTATCCAGTGATATATTAAAATTTAGCTTATAATCGATTTTTTTATTGTTCATTACAATGTCATCACTATCAAGAGTTTTTATATAATTTATTGAATTATTTGTAACACTCAAAAGTATGAATTCCTTGCATACTCTAACAATATATAAATTTTTATCCCGACCTAAATATAAATGATCTATAACATCAAAATTGTTACTTTTTGTTATATTTATTGTCTTTTTATTAAGAAATATCGTAATGTAATAAGCTAAAAATACAACAAATATAAATATCAATATAGATGAAATAACTTGAAAAATTGTATATGTACTTGACACAGCGTGTTCCTCACTTTAACATTTTTTTAATAGCTTCGATCACTCTATCCGGCTGAAATGGCTTTACAATAAAATCTTTAGCGCCAGCTTGAATTGCTTCAATTACCATAGCCTGCTGACCCATTGCAGAACACATGATTATTTTAGCATCTGGATCCATTTCTTTTATATGTTTAACAGCTTGTATGCCGTCCATTTCCGGCATCGTAATATCCATCATTACAAGGTCTGGTTTTTCTTGTTGGTATTTTTCAACAGCAACAGAACCATCTTCTGCTTCCACTACACTTCCAAGATTATTTTTTGTTATTATATCTTTTATCATCATTCTCATAAATGCTGCATCATCAACTATCATAATTTTACTCACGAATAATTCCTCCTCATATTATATTGAATTTACTCTTTTGCTCTGTTTAACTATGTCTATAATCCTTACCCCAAAATTTTCATCGATAACAACCACTTCGCCTTTTGCTATAAATTTCCCATTTACTAATATGTCTACAGGCTCACCGGCTAATTTATCGAGCTCAATTATAGACCCCTCATTTAATTCAAGTATATCTTTTATTAATTTTTTTGTTCGTCCTAATTCGACAGTCACACTTAGCGGAATATCCATAATTAAATTAATATTTTCTTTCCCGTTTGATTCTAGTACATCACTCTCATCAAAATCCTTAAATATAACAGGTTTTACAGATACTTTTCCTGCTTTTTTACTACTATCAATACTTTTATGGTCATCCATTGTACCGTCAATATTACTATTCTCTTTAATTATATCATCAACATTTGCCTCCTGAAAAGATTTATTTTTATCTTTTTCAACATTTTTTGACATAACTTGTTTTACAAGTTGTTTTGCAAATGTAATAGGTAATAATTGCATTATCTCACTATCTATAATATTTCCTATAACCATTTTGAAAGCTATTTTAACAACTTCACCATTAGGAAAGGATATATCCTCCGGTAAACATTTATTGAAATCTACAATAAATGCCTTTGGTGGAGATATATTTATATTTTTACCAAGCAATGTTGATAAAGATGTCGAAGAAGAACCTATCATCTGATTCATAGCTTCACCAATAGCACTTAAATGTAGGTCATTTATTTCTCCTTCACTAACATCACCATTCCCTCCCATCATTAAATCTGTAATGCGCAATACATCCTGTTCCTTTAAAATCAATAAATTATGTCCTTTTAGCCCCTCGGTATATTCCACCTCAACACCAACATATGGAATCTTAAATTCATTTTTCAAATCTGTCCAGTTAATAATGCTTACTTTTGGCGTTGTTATAGTTACTTTATTTCTTAGTAGAGTAAACAATGTCGTCGCAGATGTACCAAAACTAATATTACCTATTTCGCCAAGGACATCTTGTTCTTCTTCAGTAAGATTTGTGTCATTGTCATTTATACCACTTAGCAATGCATTAATTTCCTCTTGTGAAAGAAAATCACTCATCAAAATCATCTCCTTCACTGCATATACCAGTTATCTGAACGCAGTATTTTTTATTTTTTACACCTGGTGTTCCAAAAAATTTTGTTTCTTCATCAATTTTTATTTCTATTGGATCTTTATAATTTTTATTAATCACTATAATATCACCTTTATCAAAATTTAATAAATCCTTTACTGTTATTATTGATGTTCCAATTATGGCTTTTACCGGAATATATGTGTTACTTATTTTATTTTTTATAAATCCGATATCACAAGTTTGTTTTTCAGTATTAGAATACCAAGTTTTTGTTGTCAATTTTGGCAAAATTGGTACTATTGTCATATGTGGAATACAAAAATTAATCAGTCCCTCACTCTCATTAATCTTTATTGATAACGTACATAAAGCAATTGTCTCATTAGGAGATATTATCTGGGTAAATTGTGGGTTTGTTTCAATCCTTGTTATACTGGGTGTGAACTCTATAACGTTATTCCATGCATCTTTTATCAAAGGTAAAAGCTGTTTTGCTATTCTACTTAATAGGCCCATCTCAATCTCCGTATAATCCCTTTGTATCATATCAGCATTTCCTATGCCACCCAATATCTTATCTATAATAGCAAACGTTGTATTATTATTAAGCTCAAGAATAACAGGCCCATCTAATGGATTAGCTTCAATAACAGCAATAAAAACTGGATTTGTTAATGAATTGCTAAATTCATAATAAGTTACTTGTTCCACAGATACAACAGAAACTTGTACTAATGTTCTTAAATAACCAGATAAAAATGTAGTAAATGTCCTTGACATATTTTCAAATATCATCTGGAGCGTTCTCAATTGATTCTTTGAAAATTTATTTGGTCTTCTAAAATCATAAGGCCTTATTTTTATCTCTTTTTTACTGTCTTTTATATCTTTAACATCAAGCTCGCCAGAATTCATGGCTTTTAAAAGTGCATCAATCTCGTTCTGAGATAATATTTCAGACATGAGAACCCTCCTTTCTATTGAACAATAAAATCGTCAAAATATACATTATTTACCTTATCAGCACCTAAAATTTTATTTATCTCATTTTTTATTTCATTTTGAAGCTTAAGTTGACCTGACGACCCATCTAAATCTTGAGGCGTCTTATTTCTCAATATTTGTAAAATAATATTTCTAATTTGAGGATTTTGTTTTTGCAGTTCATTTAAAACATTTTTATCAGATACCTGTAATTCAATTACTGCTCTAACAAATTTATTATCACCCTTTAGATTTGTTACAAATTCTTTACCAGGTGAATAATTATAATATGTAATTGTAGTTGGTTTTGCTGTATTATTAAAATAGAAATACGCTCCACCAAAAGCAATAATTATTACCAATAAAATGATTATTATGTAATTATTTTTCATGATATCACCTCTTATTGGGTTAAGAATTATCATTTGTATTTTTCAAAATAACAATATCAACCCTTCTATTTTTAGAACGATTTGCATCGCTATCGTTTGGAGCAACCGGATGATATTCACCGTATCCGGCAGCAGATAATAATTCAGGATTCATCTTTTGTATATCAATAAAATACTTAACTACATTAACGGCTCTTGTTGTTGACAATTCCCAGTTACTTTTATATGTGCTATTACTAATAGGTACATTATCTGTATGCCCTTCAACTATTATAGGTCTTTTTGCATCTTTTAATATTTGTGCAAATTTTGTAAGGGTATTTAACGATTCAGGTTTTATGTCAGCACTTCCTGTGTCAAAAAGAACTGTATCTTTAAATCTAATAAGAAGTCCTCTTTCATTTAATTCAACATTAACATTATTTTCCATATTATTTTTTTTTAAATAGTCTTTTATCTCTGTATATAATTTTAAAAGTTCCACATCTTCCTTTTTATTGGAAATGTTCTTGTTAAGACTTCCTTGGCTAACTAATTGTGATAATTCTGTATTTGTTGTTTTTCCACTATCGAGAATACCTATATATCCTTGAAAGGATGAAATTATAGACTCGAATTTGTTAGTATCTAATGTTGCCATAGAAAACATTAATACAAAAAATGTTAGTAACAATGACATCATATCAGCATATGTATTCATCCATTCTTTTTCGTCTCCTTGTTCTGATGATTCATTAAACTTCTTTCTTCTATGCATTAATATCACCTGTCCTATGCTGTATAGGCTTTCTATGTTTAGGCGCTAGAAATGCCTTTAGCTTTTCCTCTATAATTCTGGGATTCTCACCAGCTTGTATTGATAAAATTCCCTCAATCATTACTTCTTTCAATAACACTTCTTGTTGGCTTCTTGCATTAAGTTTTCTTGCCATTGGTAAAAATACTAAATAGGCAAGTATTGAGCCATAAAATGTTGTAATAAGTGCCACAGCCATGCCAGGGCCAACTTTTTTAGGGTCATCAAGATTTTTAAGCATATTTATAAGACCGATTAATGTTCCTATCATACCAAATGCCGGTGCATATGCACCCATAGCTTGAAAAACTCCTTGACCTTGTTTATGCCTGTCTTCTAAAAATGATATTTCTGTCTCCAAAATATCTCTTACAAGTTCTGGATCTGTTCCATCGACTACAAGTAAAATCCCTTTTTTTAAAAATTCATCATCAACATTTCTTACAGCATCCTCTAGTGATAGCAAGCCCTCTCTTCTTGCAATATTTGCAAGATCTATAATTTTTTTAATTTCAGTATTTGGATCATATTTTCTTTCAAAAAATACTTTCCCAAATGCCTTAAATGAATCAATTATCTTATACATAGGATATGATATTAATGTACTGGCGAAAGTCCCTCCTATTGTTATCAAGGCTGATGGTAAATCCACAAAAGTCATTATATTACCATTCATGAAAATAGCCCATACAATTAATGACACACCAGCAATTACGCCAGCAACAGTTGCCAAATCCATTTACGAACACCTCACATTGAAGGATATTCAAATCCATTAAATATTTTTCTTTTGTATACTATAACCTTTTCTATTATTTCTTCTTTTTTTTCTT
This portion of the Thermoanaerobacterium sp. RBIITD genome encodes:
- the flhB gene encoding flagellar biosynthesis protein FlhB, with the protein product MNLQMFAGERTEPATPKKRQDVRKKGQVFQSREITSAMIIVIGFLMIYFTTSNIMGEFINLFKYLFYNYGGASDDVFTVNGISKLFMIIFPIFLRLILPIILVVFLISLISTYAQVGFLFTLEPLNLKLERLNPIEGFKRMFSRRGIVELTKAILKIGVLGYVMYSFLIWQYKGIPQLLDMSVQDLIKYGLNIFSGILLRISIVLIALGIIDYVFQWKDYESNIKMSKDDIKEEFKETEGNPQIKSEIKKKQRQISMRRMMQDVKKADVVITNPTHIAIALMYDNEINDAPIVVAKGLDYIAEKIKEEAKKYSIAIVENRPLAHSLYKTTEVGDSIPPDLYKAVAEVLAYVYSLKEE
- the fliR gene encoding flagellar biosynthetic protein FliR, which encodes MELSFYILNNIQYFLVVFVRMLGIFILTPLFGTKTLPAMFKIGLAFFTSIILFDLVKINIDVNNLYQYFILVFNEFLIGLLIGLASMISFSAIYLAGQLIDYQLGFGIVNILDVEKETQVPLMGNFIYILTLLLFLLIDGHHKIFIMLAQSYNMIPAGSAVLQFDNINAVITKIVTDMFALGFRISAPIVLSTLLSDLTLSIISRTIPQLNVFMVGMPLKIFVGIFTMFIMLPMYLAIIDVLFNGMYSDIFLLLKSMLKG
- the fliQ gene encoding flagellar biosynthesis protein FliQ, with protein sequence MNPGVVLDIGREALMITMIISAPLLIISLLIGLIISIFQATTQIQEQTLTFVPKILAIFASIILFGPWMLTTMINYTQHLILNINNFIK
- the fliP gene encoding flagellar type III secretion system pore protein FliP (The bacterial flagellar biogenesis protein FliP forms a type III secretion system (T3SS)-type pore required for flagellar assembly.); this encodes MSIGTSSNPKDVATSIQIVLLLSILTLLPSILIMMTSFTRIIIVLSFLRNAMGLQQMPPNQVLIGLALFLTFFIMAPVGTQINNNSIQPYIEGKITPQVAYVKARDPLKNFMLKQTRKNDLNLFVNLSKIRVKNVDEIPMRVVIPSFIISELKTAFEIGFIIYIPFLIIDMVVASVLMSMGMFMLPPVLISLPFKLLLFILVDGWNILVKSLIIGFR
- a CDS encoding flagellar biosynthetic protein FliO, translating into MSSTYTIFQVISSILIFIFVVFLAYYITIFLNKKTINITKSNNFDVIDHLYLGRDKNLYIVRVCKEFILLSVTNNSINYIKTLDSDDIVMNNKKIDYKLNFNISLDNIKNLSKMFLGGNKRDQDNEN
- a CDS encoding response regulator, translated to MSKIMIVDDAAFMRMMIKDIITKNNLGSVVEAEDGSVAVEKYQQEKPDLVMMDITMPEMDGIQAVKHIKEMDPDAKIIMCSAMGQQAMVIEAIQAGAKDFIVKPFQPDRVIEAIKKMLK
- the fliY gene encoding flagellar motor switch phosphatase FliY codes for the protein MSDFLSQEEINALLSGINDNDTNLTEEEQDVLGEIGNISFGTSATTLFTLLRNKVTITTPKVSIINWTDLKNEFKIPYVGVEVEYTEGLKGHNLLILKEQDVLRITDLMMGGNGDVSEGEINDLHLSAIGEAMNQMIGSSSTSLSTLLGKNINISPPKAFIVDFNKCLPEDISFPNGEVVKIAFKMVIGNIIDSEIMQLLPITFAKQLVKQVMSKNVEKDKNKSFQEANVDDIIKENSNIDGTMDDHKSIDSSKKAGKVSVKPVIFKDFDESDVLESNGKENINLIMDIPLSVTVELGRTKKLIKDILELNEGSIIELDKLAGEPVDILVNGKFIAKGEVVVIDENFGVRIIDIVKQSKRVNSI
- the fliM gene encoding flagellar motor switch protein FliM, giving the protein MSEILSQNEIDALLKAMNSGELDVKDIKDSKKEIKIRPYDFRRPNKFSKNQLRTLQMIFENMSRTFTTFLSGYLRTLVQVSVVSVEQVTYYEFSNSLTNPVFIAVIEANPLDGPVILELNNNTTFAIIDKILGGIGNADMIQRDYTEIEMGLLSRIAKQLLPLIKDAWNNVIEFTPSITRIETNPQFTQIISPNETIALCTLSIKINESEGLINFCIPHMTIVPILPKLTTKTWYSNTEKQTCDIGFIKNKISNTYIPVKAIIGTSIITVKDLLNFDKGDIIVINKNYKDPIEIKIDEETKFFGTPGVKNKKYCVQITGICSEGDDFDE
- a CDS encoding flagellar basal body-associated FliL family protein translates to MKNNYIIIILLVIIIAFGGAYFYFNNTAKPTTITYYNYSPGKEFVTNLKGDNKFVRAVIELQVSDKNVLNELQKQNPQIRNIILQILRNKTPQDLDGSSGQLKLQNEIKNEINKILGADKVNNVYFDDFIVQ
- a CDS encoding flagellar motor protein MotB codes for the protein MHRRKKFNESSEQGDEKEWMNTYADMMSLLLTFFVLMFSMATLDTNKFESIISSFQGYIGILDSGKTTNTELSQLVSQGSLNKNISNKKEDVELLKLYTEIKDYLKKNNMENNVNVELNERGLLIRFKDTVLFDTGSADIKPESLNTLTKFAQILKDAKRPIIVEGHTDNVPISNSTYKSNWELSTTRAVNVVKYFIDIQKMNPELLSAAGYGEYHPVAPNDSDANRSKNRRVDIVILKNTNDNS
- a CDS encoding flagellar motor protein, yielding MDLATVAGVIAGVSLIVWAIFMNGNIMTFVDLPSALITIGGTFASTLISYPMYKIIDSFKAFGKVFFERKYDPNTEIKKIIDLANIARREGLLSLEDAVRNVDDEFLKKGILLVVDGTDPELVRDILETEISFLEDRHKQGQGVFQAMGAYAPAFGMIGTLIGLINMLKNLDDPKKVGPGMAVALITTFYGSILAYLVFLPMARKLNARSQQEVLLKEVMIEGILSIQAGENPRIIEEKLKAFLAPKHRKPIQHRTGDINA